Proteins encoded in a region of the Uloborus diversus isolate 005 chromosome 1, Udiv.v.3.1, whole genome shotgun sequence genome:
- the LOC129216906 gene encoding mucolipin-3-like, with amino-acid sequence MDATGSKRPRSHGITDKQPFVSPYVEISGDSCENANCSHLPSRAGSVNSFLQEAEIISPASEIRTTKAHDLMRKKLRYFFMNPIQKWRAKGRFPWKLCLQVVKIVVATAQLILFGLHSYRYVRQHLDMTTALSRILLKDWAADVTVYPPSSGPYAVYTIPGFYENIDNIIRQFSKISSMSIAPYSYDSANGSLTSLFFCAKQYNGELYPENSTIEIHDLPQEHCETIPPLYPANSPLWDTFSLEDYLNQTDFSLNFRMLVNAQLRFKLRTVFIKSMTKLDVPECYQLHIIITYDNSEHDGQVLISMKIHSTQVLCHIDSKVPDKGENASYLGRQVLNSFVILLCLVSVILCVRSLFRGYMLGRETVKFFKSYFSKDIPTWEFIDFLDFWYINIVISDIMLIFGSLIKLQIEEKSAHRSEFSKCTILLGVGNLLIWVGLLRYLGFFPKYNMLILTVKRALPNVMRFTLCAVLLYLGFCFCGWLVLSPYHIKFETLSRTSECLFAVMNGDDMFATFALVDTGNHLIWWFSRFYLYLFLLLFVYVVISLFISVIMDTFETIKFTYMHGTPPQTVVEFFLSAESSSVFSNEEEMDELELPETSSLVHLWFKFKSYFQYRFRL; translated from the coding sequence atgGATGCTACAGGTAGCAAACGACCTCGTAGCCATGGAATAACAGACAAGCAACCTTTTGTATCTCCCTATGTTGAAATCTCAGGGGACAGTTGTGAAAATGCAAACTGTTCTCATTTGCCTTCAAGGGCAGGATCCGTCAACAGTTTTCTTCAAGAAGCGGAAATCATATCGCCAGCATCCGAAATTCGTACAACGAAAGCTCATGATCTTATGCGAAAAAAATTACGATACTTTTTTATGAACCCGATCCAAAAATGGAGAGCGAAAGGCCGTTTTCCGTGGAAACTTTGTTTGCAAGTTGTAAAAATAGTCGTCGCAACTGCGCAGCTGATATTATTCGGCTTGCATAGTTACAGGTATGTTAGACAACATCTTGATATGACAACGGCCCTGAGTCGTATTTTATTGAAAGATTGGGCTGCCGATGTAACTGTGTATCCTCCTAGTAGTGGACCCTATGCTGTTTACACTATTCCCGGCTTTTATGAGAACATCGATAACATTATtagacaattttcaaaaattagttcaATGTCCATAGCTCCTTATTCTTACGATTCTGCAAATGGATCtttaacttctttgtttttttgtGCTAAACAATACAATGGTGAGCTCTATCCTGAAAACTCGACCATAGAAATACATGATTTACCTCAAGAACATTGTGAAACAATCCCACCTTTATACCCAGCTAACAGTCCTTTATGGGATACATTTTCATTAGAGGATTATTTAAATCAGACTGATTTCTCATTGAATTTTAGGATGCTGGTAAATGCTCAGCTACGTTTCAAGTTACGGACTGTGTTTATTAAATCCATGACAAAGTTGGATGTTCCTGAATGTTATCAACTCCACATAATCATTACATATGATAACAGCGAACATGATGGTCAAGTTTTAATATCCATGAAAATACACTCAACGCAAGTGTTGTGTCACATTGATTCCAAAGTACCAGATAAAGGAGAAAATGCCAGTTACCTGGGAAGACAAGTTTTAAACAGTTTCGTAATACTCTTATGCTTGGTTTCTGTTATCTTGTGTGTCAGATCTTTGTTCCGTGGATACATGCTAGGGCGTGAAACTGTAAAGTTTTTCAAATCTTATTTTAGCAAAGACATACCAACCTGGGAGTTTATCGATTTTCTAGATTTTTGGTACATCAATATTGTGATAAGTGACATTATGCTTATTTTTGGATCATTGATTAAGttacaaattgaagaaaaaagtgCTCACCGCAGTGAATTTTCCAAATGTACAATTCTTCTTGGTGTTGGAAATTTGCTCATATGGGTTGGGTTGTTACGATATTTAGGCTTCTTTCCTAAATACAATATGCTCATTCTGACCGTGAAAAGGGCTTTGCCAAACGTTATGCGCTTTACTCTCTGTGCTGTGTTGTTATATTTGGGGTTTTGTTTTTGCGGGTGGTTGGTTCTATCGCCATATCACATCAAATTTGAAACGTTGAGCAGAACATCTGAATGTTTATTTGCCGTCATGAATGGTGATGATATGTTTGCTACTTTTGCCCTGGTGGATACAGGAAATCATTTGATTTGGTGGTTTAgtcgtttttatttatatttattcctCTTGTTATTTGTATATGTTGTTATATCCCTATTTATTTCTGTGATAATGGATACATTTGAAACTATTAAGTTTACATATATGCATGGTACTCCCCCTCAAACCGTGGTGGAGTTTTTCCTTTCTGCAGAATCAAGCTCagtattttcaaatgaagaagagatGGATGAATTAGAGCTTCCAGAAACAAGTTCTTTAGTGCACTTGTGGTTCAAGTTCAAATCATACTTTCAGTATCGTTTCcgtttgtaa